One Helianthus annuus cultivar XRQ/B chromosome 12, HanXRQr2.0-SUNRISE, whole genome shotgun sequence genomic region harbors:
- the LOC110892988 gene encoding uncharacterized protein LOC110892988: MANIAKNEFPALNITGENYMPWTAHVKRHLKSMGVLETIMKSNNCSDQDKAKAGVFLHKHIDEMLQFEYSNCEDPYVLWKDLKSRFDHQREVLLPTARDEWNNLRFQDFKKVNEYTSALFRICSTLRFCGQTVTEEDMLEKTFSTFHASNINCNNNIGCKCFKDILI, translated from the coding sequence ATGGCAAACATCGCAAAAAATGAATTCCCGGCTCTTAATATCACCGGAGAAAATTATATGCCGTGGACGGCACATGTTAAGCGACATCTCAAATCAATGGGTGTTTTGGAAACGATAATGAAGTCGAATAATTGTAGCGATCAAGACAAGGCAAAAGCAGGTGTCTTCCTCCATAAACACATTGATGAGATGTTGCAATTTGAATATTCAAATTGTGAGGATCCATACGTTTTATGGAAAGATTTAAAAAGCAGATTTGATCATCAGAGGGAAGTTTTACTTCCCACTGCTAGAGATGAATGGAACAATCTCAGGTTCCAAGATTTTAAAAAGGTGAATGAATACACCTCTGCTTTGTTTAGAATATGCTCAACGCTCCGATTCTGTGGGCAAACTGTTACGGAGGAAGATATGTTAGAGAAAACTTTCTCCACATTTCATGCATCAAATATAAACTGCAACAACAATATCGGTTGCAAATGTTTCAAAGATATTCTGATCTAA